The Streptomyces sp. NBC_00162 genome window below encodes:
- a CDS encoding magnesium and cobalt transport protein CorA yields MSMLPYLRAAVRPSLRKSTPAQPGYDTTRDPSASSAVVDCAVYRDGRRVLGPDCLTPREAIRRVREDGGFAWIGLHEPTEAEFAGIAATFGLHPLAVEDAVHAHQRPKLERYDDTLFTVFKTIHYVEHAELTATSEVVETGEVMCFTGPDFVITVRHGGQGSLKGLRHRLQDDPDLLSKGPSSVLHSIADHVVDGYIAVAAAVQDDIDEVESEVFAAPAKGAARGGDAGRIYQLKREVMEFKRAVSPLLRPMELLSERPMRLVDPDIQKYFRDVADHLARVHEQVVGFDELLNSILQANLAQATVAQNEDMRKITSWAAIIAVPTMICGVYGMNFDHMPELQWKYGYPMVMASIVGICFSIHRTLRRHGWL; encoded by the coding sequence ATGTCCATGCTGCCCTACCTGCGTGCGGCCGTCCGTCCGTCGCTGCGCAAGTCCACCCCGGCACAGCCCGGATACGACACCACCCGCGACCCGTCGGCGAGCAGCGCCGTGGTCGACTGCGCCGTGTACCGCGACGGCCGACGCGTGCTGGGGCCCGACTGCCTGACGCCCCGTGAGGCGATCCGCCGGGTCCGCGAGGACGGCGGCTTCGCCTGGATCGGCCTACACGAGCCCACCGAGGCGGAGTTCGCGGGGATCGCGGCCACCTTCGGCCTGCACCCGCTGGCGGTGGAGGACGCCGTGCACGCGCACCAGCGGCCGAAGCTGGAGCGCTACGACGACACCCTCTTCACCGTCTTCAAGACGATCCACTACGTCGAGCACGCCGAACTCACCGCCACCAGCGAGGTGGTGGAGACCGGCGAGGTGATGTGCTTCACCGGCCCCGACTTCGTCATCACCGTCCGGCACGGCGGGCAGGGATCCCTCAAGGGGCTGCGCCACCGCCTCCAGGACGACCCCGACCTCCTCTCCAAGGGCCCCTCGTCGGTCCTGCACTCCATCGCCGACCACGTGGTCGACGGCTACATCGCGGTCGCGGCGGCCGTGCAGGACGACATCGACGAGGTGGAGAGCGAGGTCTTCGCCGCCCCCGCGAAGGGCGCCGCGCGCGGTGGCGACGCGGGCCGCATCTACCAGCTCAAGCGCGAGGTGATGGAGTTCAAGCGGGCGGTCTCGCCGCTGCTGCGGCCGATGGAGCTGCTCAGCGAACGGCCGATGCGGCTGGTGGACCCGGACATCCAGAAGTACTTCCGGGACGTAGCCGACCACCTGGCGCGGGTGCACGAGCAGGTGGTGGGCTTCGACGAGCTGCTGAACTCGATCCTCCAGGCCAATCTCGCGCAGGCGACGGTCGCCCAGAACGAGGACATGCGCAAGATCACCTCCTGGGCGGCGATCATCGCCGTACCGACGATGATCTGCGGGGTCTACGGGATGAACTTCGATCACATGCCCGAGCTCCAGTGGAAGTACGGCTATCCGATGGTGATGGCCTCGATCGTCGGAATCTGCTTCAGCATCCACCGGACCCTGCGCCGCCACGGCTGGCTCTGA
- a CDS encoding magnesium transporter MgtE N-terminal domain-containing protein: protein MAAGAPRIFVSHLSGVPVFDPNGDQVGRVRDLVAMLRVGGRPPRLLGLVVEVVSRRRIFLPMTRVTGVESGQVITTGVVNMRRFEQRPTERLVLGELLDRRVKLVADGEEVTVLDVAIQQLPARRDWEIDKIFVRKGKAGALRRRGETLTVEWSAVTGFSLEEHGQGAENLVATFEQMRPADVANVLHHLSPKRRAEVASALDDDRLADVMEELPEDEQVEILGKLKEERAADVLEAMDPDDAADLLSELPEDDKERLLTLMQPDDAADVRRLMSYEERTAGGLMTTEPIVLRPDATVADALARVRQADLSPALAAQVYVCRPPDETPTGKYLGTVHFQRLLRDPPFTLVSSIVDTGLAPLRPDASLPVVTSYLAAYNMVAVPVVDESGSLLGAVTVDDVLDHLLPEDWRETDFHSEEVVNGH from the coding sequence ATGGCTGCAGGCGCCCCGCGGATCTTCGTCTCACATCTGTCGGGTGTGCCCGTCTTCGACCCCAACGGCGACCAGGTCGGCCGCGTCCGCGACCTCGTCGCGATGCTGCGCGTCGGCGGACGCCCGCCGCGGCTGCTGGGCCTGGTGGTCGAGGTGGTCAGCCGGCGCCGGATCTTCCTGCCGATGACCCGGGTCACGGGCGTGGAGTCCGGGCAGGTCATCACCACCGGCGTGGTCAACATGCGGCGCTTCGAGCAGCGCCCCACCGAGCGGCTGGTCCTCGGCGAGCTGCTCGACCGGCGCGTGAAGCTGGTCGCGGACGGCGAGGAGGTCACCGTCCTGGACGTGGCCATCCAGCAGCTGCCGGCCCGCCGGGACTGGGAGATCGACAAGATCTTCGTACGGAAGGGCAAGGCGGGCGCGCTGCGCCGGCGCGGGGAAACCCTGACGGTGGAGTGGTCCGCGGTCACCGGCTTCTCCCTGGAGGAGCACGGGCAGGGCGCCGAGAACCTGGTCGCCACCTTCGAGCAGATGCGCCCCGCCGACGTGGCGAACGTCCTGCACCACCTGTCGCCGAAGCGGCGCGCCGAGGTGGCGAGCGCCCTCGACGACGACCGGCTCGCGGACGTCATGGAGGAGCTGCCCGAGGACGAGCAGGTGGAGATCCTCGGCAAGCTCAAGGAGGAGCGCGCCGCCGACGTCCTGGAGGCCATGGACCCGGACGACGCGGCCGACCTGCTCTCCGAACTGCCGGAGGACGACAAGGAGCGGCTGCTGACGCTGATGCAGCCGGACGACGCGGCCGACGTGCGGCGTCTGATGTCCTACGAGGAGCGGACGGCGGGCGGTCTGATGACCACCGAGCCGATCGTGCTGCGGCCGGACGCGACGGTCGCGGACGCGCTGGCCCGCGTACGGCAGGCGGACCTGTCGCCGGCGCTGGCGGCCCAGGTGTACGTGTGCCGGCCGCCGGACGAGACGCCCACGGGCAAGTACCTGGGCACGGTGCACTTCCAGCGGCTGCTGCGGGATCCGCCGTTCACGCTGGTCAGCTCGATCGTGGACACGGGCCTGGCGCCGCTGCGGCCGGACGCCTCGCTGCCGGTGGTGACCAGCTATCTGGCCGCCTACAACATGGTGGCCGTGCCGGTGGTCGACGAGAGCGGTTCGCTGCTGGGCGCGGTGACGGTGGACGACGTACTGGACCACCTGCTGCCGGAAGACTGGCGCGAGACGGACTTCCACTCCGAGGAGGTCGTCAATGGGCACTGA
- a CDS encoding suppressor of fused domain protein, with the protein MAEILALVEARLRTAFGVPDARAAVTFLGTDRIEVLRFAEGDLVRYATLGMSAHPMTDPTAVVADPVRGPRAELVLTVRGGLAPTDKLLRPLAVLGASPQVEGLIVAPGASLDVGEPLWDGAPFSSVLVAEPGGLVEDLELDEPMDPVQFLPLLPMTANEAAWKRVHGAAALQERWLARGTDLRDPLRTAVALD; encoded by the coding sequence ATGGCAGAAATTCTGGCCCTCGTGGAGGCTCGGCTGCGCACCGCGTTCGGCGTACCCGACGCACGCGCCGCCGTCACCTTCCTGGGCACCGACCGCATCGAGGTACTCCGTTTCGCCGAGGGTGACCTCGTGCGGTACGCGACCCTCGGCATGTCCGCGCACCCGATGACCGATCCGACCGCCGTGGTCGCCGACCCCGTACGCGGGCCGCGCGCCGAGCTGGTGCTGACCGTACGGGGCGGACTCGCGCCCACCGACAAACTGCTCAGGCCGCTCGCGGTACTGGGTGCCTCCCCGCAGGTCGAGGGACTGATCGTGGCCCCCGGGGCCTCGCTGGACGTGGGCGAACCCCTCTGGGACGGGGCGCCGTTCAGCTCCGTCCTGGTGGCGGAACCCGGCGGCCTGGTGGAGGACCTGGAGCTGGACGAGCCCATGGACCCGGTGCAGTTCCTCCCCCTGCTCCCCATGACGGCGAACGAGGCCGCGTGGAAACGGGTGCACGGAGCGGCCGCCCTCCAGGAACGCTGGCTCGCGCGCGGCACGGATCTGCGGGATCCTCTGCGTACCGCAGTCGCACTGGACTGA
- a CDS encoding DUF1003 domain-containing protein: MGTERGRGDQSRERRREQIRERREQARLSAREHGLAEAAERVERSSFERGERAKAGGFGPSTGSSALTRSRVRLDLPRPARRRLLPEYDPEAFGRLSERVARFLGTGRFIVWMTVVIICWVLWNIFAPDDLRFDPYPFIFLTLMLSLQASYAAPLILLAQNRQDDRDRVNLEQDRKQNERSIADTEYLTREIAALRMGLGEVATRDWIRSEFQDLIKEMDERRLFPQERDEGDR; encoded by the coding sequence ATGGGCACTGAACGGGGGCGCGGCGATCAGTCGCGCGAGCGGCGGCGCGAGCAGATCCGGGAGCGTCGCGAGCAGGCACGGCTGTCGGCGCGCGAGCACGGGCTGGCGGAGGCCGCCGAGCGGGTGGAACGTTCTTCCTTCGAGCGCGGCGAGCGGGCGAAGGCCGGCGGGTTCGGCCCGTCGACCGGTTCGAGCGCGCTGACGCGTTCGCGGGTCCGGCTGGACCTGCCGCGCCCGGCGCGGCGCCGGCTGCTGCCCGAGTACGACCCGGAGGCGTTCGGGCGGCTGTCGGAGCGGGTGGCGCGGTTCCTCGGCACGGGCCGGTTCATCGTCTGGATGACGGTCGTCATCATCTGCTGGGTGCTGTGGAACATCTTCGCGCCGGACGACCTGCGGTTCGACCCGTACCCGTTCATCTTCCTGACGCTGATGCTGTCGCTCCAGGCCTCGTACGCCGCCCCGCTGATCCTGCTGGCCCAGAACCGGCAGGACGACCGTGACCGGGTCAACCTGGAACAGGACCGCAAGCAGAACGAGCGGTCCATCGCCGATACCGAGTACCTGACACGGGAGATCGCGGCCCTGCGGATGGGCCTGGGCGAGGTCGCCACACGCGACTGGATCAGGTCCGAGTTCCAGGACCTGATCAAGGAGATGGACGAGCGGCGGCTATTCCCGCAGGAACGTGACGAAGGCGACCGCTGA
- a CDS encoding sec-independent translocase, which translates to MFNDIGALELVTIVVLAILIFGPDKLPKVIQDVTGVIRKIRAFSDSAKQDIRSELGPEFKDFEFEDLNPKNFIRKQLTENEDLKEIRSSFDLRKELTDVTDAVNSKETDPAVASAGPSATPAATGPDLLKKPAAPAADQRARFDADAT; encoded by the coding sequence GTGTTCAACGACATAGGCGCACTCGAACTTGTCACGATCGTGGTGCTCGCCATTCTCATCTTCGGCCCGGACAAGCTGCCCAAGGTCATCCAGGACGTCACCGGCGTCATCCGGAAGATCCGCGCGTTCTCGGACAGCGCGAAGCAGGACATCCGGTCCGAACTCGGCCCGGAATTCAAGGACTTCGAGTTCGAGGACCTGAACCCGAAGAACTTCATCCGCAAGCAGCTGACCGAGAACGAGGACCTCAAGGAGATCCGCAGCAGCTTCGATCTCCGCAAGGAGCTCACCGACGTCACCGACGCCGTGAACAGCAAGGAGACGGATCCCGCGGTGGCCTCCGCCGGTCCGTCCGCCACGCCCGCCGCCACCGGTCCGGACCTGCTGAAGAAGCCCGCCGCCCCGGCCGCCGACCAGCGCGCCCGCTTCGACGCCGACGCCACCTGA
- a CDS encoding Mrp/NBP35 family ATP-binding protein: protein MLDALATVNDPEIHRPITELGMVKSVEIGDGGAVAVTVYLTVSGCPMRETITKNVTEAVERVAGVTSVAVTLDVMSDEQRKELATSLRGGTAEREVPFAKPGSLTRVYAVASGKGGVGKSSVTVNLAAAMAADGLKVGVVDADIYGHSVPRMLGVDGRPTQVENMIMPPSAHGVKVISIGMFTPGNAPVVWRGPMLHRALQQFLADVFWGDLDVLLLDLPPGTGDIAISVAQLVPNAEILVVTTPQQAAAEVAERAGSIAVQTHQKIVGVVENMSGLPCPHCDEMVDVFGSGGGQKVADGLTKTVGATVPVLGSIPIDVRLREGGDEGKPVVLSDPDSPAGAALRAIAGKLGGRARGLSGMSLGITPRNKF from the coding sequence ATCCTGGACGCGCTGGCGACGGTGAACGACCCCGAGATCCACCGGCCGATCACCGAGCTCGGCATGGTGAAATCGGTGGAGATCGGCGACGGCGGCGCGGTCGCCGTCACCGTCTACCTGACGGTGTCGGGCTGCCCGATGCGCGAGACCATCACCAAGAACGTCACCGAGGCCGTCGAGCGGGTCGCGGGCGTCACCTCGGTCGCCGTCACCCTGGACGTGATGAGCGACGAGCAGCGCAAGGAGCTGGCGACCTCGCTGCGCGGCGGGACCGCCGAGCGCGAGGTGCCCTTCGCGAAGCCGGGCTCGCTGACCCGCGTGTACGCGGTCGCGTCCGGCAAGGGCGGCGTCGGCAAGTCCTCGGTCACCGTCAACCTGGCCGCGGCGATGGCCGCGGACGGCCTGAAGGTCGGCGTGGTCGACGCGGACATCTACGGCCACAGCGTGCCGCGCATGCTCGGCGTGGACGGCCGCCCCACCCAGGTCGAGAACATGATCATGCCGCCGTCGGCGCACGGCGTGAAGGTCATCTCCATCGGCATGTTCACCCCGGGCAACGCGCCGGTGGTGTGGCGCGGTCCGATGCTGCACCGAGCCCTCCAGCAGTTCCTGGCGGACGTGTTCTGGGGCGACCTGGACGTGCTGCTGCTGGACCTGCCGCCGGGCACCGGTGACATCGCGATCTCGGTGGCGCAGCTGGTGCCGAACGCGGAGATCCTGGTCGTCACGACCCCGCAGCAGGCCGCCGCCGAGGTGGCGGAGCGGGCCGGTTCGATCGCCGTGCAGACCCACCAGAAGATCGTCGGCGTCGTCGAGAACATGTCGGGCCTGCCGTGCCCGCACTGCGACGAGATGGTGGACGTCTTCGGCTCGGGCGGTGGCCAGAAGGTCGCCGACGGGCTGACCAAGACGGTCGGCGCGACGGTTCCGGTGCTGGGCTCCATCCCGATCGACGTGCGGCTGCGCGAGGGCGGCGACGAGGGCAAGCCCGTCGTCCTGTCCGACCCGGACTCCCCGGCCGGCGCGGCCCTGCGCGCGATCGCGGGCAAGCTGGGCGGCCGCGCCCGCGGCCTGTCGGGCATGTCGCTGGGCATCACCCCGCGCAACAAGTTCTGA